The genomic DNA AAAATCTCcatgttaaaaacaaagacaaacaaaaacacctgTTGGAGGGCCCAGGTGTTTTCTAATGGCTGTTTGGAAAAAGGAAGCGATAACATactataaaaagatataaactaCTAGTAGTTTGGGCATTAATTAGGCTGCTTATATGATCTTTGAACATGGTCAATAGTCTAAAATTTGTGTAAATCTCAAGGTCTGCTCCCCTGATAATGGCCTTGCTTAAGTGTCTTActtgaaacttttctttttttggttcatATGTTGGTCCAGTATGGACTCCCCAGTCAGAGGTCATGTCCAAAATTGCTAAAAGCCCCTAGCCTCATTTAACTCAGTAGCTACATGGGAtaatagcaaattttaaaaggagTGTGaagcatttttctaaataaattatctgatggaaaaaagatttaaaagagcATTTGATAATAAAATACCACCTTAAATACATCAGAATAGCTAGaaccaaaaagaaaggaataaatattgatgaggatgtagagaaaaagaatcccttgtgcaatgttggtgggaatgtaaatgggtgcagacactgtggaaacagtatggagattcctcaaaaacttaaaatagaaatatcatatgatccagtagttgCACTACTTGGTACTtagtcaaagaaaatgaaaacactaattcataaAGTTTTAAATGTCCCTGTAtttattgctgcattatttacaatagccaagatatgaaagcaacccaagtacttcactggataaagaagatgtgatataggTATATACACTACCATATtaatcagccattaaaaaaatgaaatcttgtcatttatgaaaacatggatggaccttaaggCATAATAaggctaagtgaaatcagtcagcaaaagacaaataccattattatttcacttatatgtataatttaaaaaacaaaaccaaagaacaaacaaacaacaggaGCAGaccataaatacaaagaataacTGGCGGTTACCAGAGCACGGATGGGGATGGAAGGATGGTGAAAATGGTTTAAGGGCAGTAGGAGATACAGATGTCAGTTATAAACTAAATAAATCGTCAGATTAAAAGGTAGAGTGGGGATAAAAGGCAAATATAGTCCATGATGttataatagtgttgtatggtaaCAGACAGTAGCTACATTTGTAGTGACCATAGCAGAAAGTATAGCTCTGTCAAACCAcaatgttgcacacctgaaactaacataatattccaagtcaactatactttaaaaaataaaatggtaaaacagacacacaaattCATTTGCCAAGTCAAATTACATTCCTTACATTCCTTTTACTATTAAAAGGTACTCTCTGCAATATGGTGTTTTCACCAGGCTTTTACCAGAAATCTTACGACTTTAAGAGAAATTTTGAAGGCCAGCCATAAACTCCCTAGATTATGGAGTGTGTCAGGCCATGTATTTTGCCAGGACTCTCTTCAAAGCCCCCATGACCTCCTTATTTCGCAGGCTATAGATAAGGGGGTTCAACGCTGGAGTGACAACCGTGTAGAAAAGAGAGATGATGTTGTCCTGCCTGGGGTTGTGGAGGGAACTGGGCAGGACATACATGAACGTGGCAGCTCCATAGAACATCCCAACGACTGTcaggtgggaggagcaggtgacTAGGGCTTTCTGCTTCCCTTCATTTGAGGGCATGTGAAGCACAGTACACAGAATTAGTGTATATGAAGAAATGATAGTAAAGAGAGGGGGCATAAGGAAGGTCACACCCATCACATACACCAAGAGTTCATATCGGGAGGTATCTGCACAGGCCAACTTCAGTAAAGGTGGGATCTCACAGAGCAGGTGCCTGATCTTCCGAACTTTACAGAAAGGGTAGTGCATGGTATATGTGGTATAAACAAAGGCACTtagggatcccaggatccaggccGTGGCCACCATGAGCCAGCAGACCCTTGGCCTCATGAAGACCATGTAGTTCAGAGGATGACATATGGCCACGTATCTGTCATAGGCCATGAAGGCCAGCAGCAAGTCCTCTGCACCACCCAGCGTCAATGCCAGAAACATCTGAAGGGCACAGCCTCCAAAGGAGATCGTGTATTCACTCTGCAGAAAATCCACGAGGGCCTTGGGAGTGACAACAGATGTGAAGAGGAGGTCCATGAGTGAGAGCTGGCCGAGCAGGAAGTACATGGGCACATGGAGCCGGGAATCCACTGTGATGACCAAGAGCAGCAGGCCATTGCTGGTCAGAGCCAACATGTATAGGACAGTGATTGTGGCACAGAGCAGTTCAGGAGACCCACTGTCATTCAGAATCCCCATCAATATAAAGCCACTGCCCAAGGTGGAGTTCCAGGACTCCATTCTGTGTTGTTTCTTCAGTTGCCTAGAAGCAAACACATTCTCAGTGAATGTTGGCTAAGGTGGCCCCTCGTTTGTAACATCACAGGCTCCTGATGATGGCCAATGTGAATCCAATGAGGTGATGTCTTTCCCACTGGACATGGATTTGACCTCTTGATCTCTCAGGTTCTGATACTTTTAATTGTATCTTGAGGAAAGAACCATCCGAATGGAGAGCAATCATCACAGCAATGGCTAAATATTAAGAGGTCACTACAAAAAAATATCATGCAGGACATCAAACCTCAATATGCATCTTTCCAGAATGATTAAGTAATCTCTCTCTCAATAGAAAGCAATATCCTGGCACCCAAGCCCTTGGTTATTTTTGTACCTATGTTTTAAGTATAATGATTGTCTCATGATTTAAATCCCCAGTTAGTGTCCTAACAGACCTGTTCtgaatagaaaatcctaaagcagGTACAGAACTGTGACTTCAACAAAGCACTTCCACTTCATTGTCCATATACCTTAGTCCACATTTGTTTGTAGCACTCAAGGCTGTAGATGTAAGCCTCACAGGAAGAGCTAAACTATGTCCACCTCAGTCATCCCTCTGGACCAATAACCTCCACGCTCTCCATGTGCAGAAGGGATTCTAGAATGAGACGAGAGTTTGGTGTGTTTGATGTGGTGTTGCTTTTATGAGCTAGACCTTTAGGCTCAATGACAACATAGGTGTTTTATTACAGGTTATGAAAACACGCAAGCCTGGGAGGACTCAAACTCTATAAAGAGGAGGCCCTGCCCAGAAAGACCAGAATGTTTGTCTTTGGGAGAAATGACTGAAAGGCGCTGGCAGCAAAAGAGCATGTGCTAGATGTTGTAATCAGGCTCAATAAGTCTACCCTCCTTCTCTTGCACCTGACCCAGatccctgctcttcctcctgctgggACAGAATATCTACACTGGATTGAAGAGCCACAGGGATAAGGAGGATGAACTCCTGTTCTGGAAAGCAGCCGTTAGTGTATGACACCCACCCCCAGAGAAATGTCAGAAGAAACAGGGACCTGGGATTAACAA from Canis aureus isolate CA01 chromosome 23, VMU_Caureus_v.1.0, whole genome shotgun sequence includes the following:
- the LOC144295305 gene encoding olfactory receptor 2AG1-like, which gives rise to MESWNSTLGSGFILMGILNDSGSPELLCATITVLYMLALTSNGLLLLVITVDSRLHVPMYFLLGQLSLMDLLFTSVVTPKALVDFLQSEYTISFGGCALQMFLALTLGGAEDLLLAFMAYDRYVAICHPLNYMVFMRPRVCWLMVATAWILGSLSAFVYTTYTMHYPFCKVRKIRHLLCEIPPLLKLACADTSRYELLVYVMGVTFLMPPLFTIISSYTLILCTVLHMPSNEGKQKALVTCSSHLTVVGMFYGAATFMYVLPSSLHNPRQDNIISLFYTVVTPALNPLIYSLRNKEVMGALKRVLAKYMA